From one Nothobranchius furzeri strain GRZ-AD chromosome 2, NfurGRZ-RIMD1, whole genome shotgun sequence genomic stretch:
- the LOC129165274 gene encoding cartilage intermediate layer protein 1-like encodes MMKLLTIVLGAAILLGFMEPMMGAGHPPCWTRWYNSDIPNGPGDIELLAQLTHEYQGEICPKPMNIQVETVDGVPANKTGQIFHLYSNTKGFVCLNHEQSSGKCLDYKVRFQCQCNSNEHLYCCY; translated from the exons ATGATGAAGCTG CTGACCATCGTTTTGGGTGCAGCGATACTACTTG GCTTCATGGAACCAATGATGGGAG CTGGCCACCCACCATGCTGGACCCGTTGGTACAACTCAGACATTCCCAACGGACCAGGTGACATAGAGCTTTTAGCTCAGCTGACTCATGAGTATCAAGGAGAAATTTGCCCCAAACCGATGAACATCCAGGTTGAGACTGTTGACGGTGTTCCAGCCAACAAGACGGGACAGATATTCCACCT ctACTCCAACACCAAAGGGTTCGTTTGTCTGAATCACGAGCAGAGTTCTGGCAAGTGCTTGGACTACAAAGTTCGCTTCCAATGCCAGTGTAATTCCAACGAACATCTCTACTGCTGTTATTGA